In Candidatus Cohnella colombiensis, one DNA window encodes the following:
- the flhA gene encoding flagellar biosynthesis protein FlhA, giving the protein MKIRDLSILIGVIGIVLMMVVPIPSWLLDILLIINISIAIMILLIAMNTQDALHFSIFPTLLLITTVFRLALNVSTTRLILSEGDAGHVVETFGRFVAGGEIAIGFVVFLILVVVQFIVITKGSERVAEVGARFTLDAMPGKQMSIDADLNAGLINEQQARARREKIEKEADFYGAMDGASKFVKGDAIASIIIVLINIIAGFIIGMAIHGMPVMQALETYSILTIGDGLVSQIPALLISVASGIIVTRAASDGNLAEDLSKQMLRYPRLLFIVAGTVALLGIATPIPFISTIPYAAVLVFAGFRLQKNLTRQQQAEELLVEEKQIEEVRSPESVISLLQVDPIEFEFGYGLIPLADTQQGGDLLDRIIMIRRQCALEMGLIVPVIRIRDNIQLKPNEYVIKMKGNMVAHGELLLNHYLAMSPGFDDVSITGIETKEPAFGLPALWIDEATKERAEMSGYTVVDPPSVVATHLTEVIKKYAHELIGRQETKSLVESVKDAYPALVEELIPSILSVGDVQKVLAKLLKEKISIRDLVTIFETLADYGKYTKDAEVLTEYVRQSLSRQITQQYANAAEPLKVITVSPSVEKKIADAVQQSEQGSFLAMDPVSTQAIYQRLTEQVNRLIQSGQQPIILTSPTIRMYLRQLLERSMQDIPVLSYNELEPSIEVQSVGVVSA; this is encoded by the coding sequence ATGAAAATTCGGGACTTGAGTATATTGATCGGTGTCATCGGAATTGTCCTGATGATGGTCGTTCCAATCCCCAGCTGGCTATTAGACATCCTGCTCATCATTAATATTTCCATTGCGATTATGATCCTACTCATTGCAATGAATACACAGGATGCATTACATTTTTCGATTTTTCCAACTTTATTATTGATTACAACTGTATTTCGATTAGCACTTAACGTATCGACGACTCGGCTTATTTTGTCAGAGGGCGATGCCGGACATGTCGTAGAGACGTTCGGAAGATTCGTCGCAGGTGGCGAAATTGCAATTGGGTTCGTCGTATTCTTAATTTTAGTCGTCGTTCAGTTTATCGTCATTACAAAAGGTTCGGAACGTGTAGCTGAAGTTGGTGCACGCTTTACACTCGATGCGATGCCTGGTAAACAGATGAGCATTGACGCGGATCTTAATGCGGGACTCATCAATGAACAGCAAGCAAGAGCAAGACGTGAGAAGATTGAGAAAGAAGCCGATTTTTATGGTGCGATGGATGGGGCAAGTAAGTTCGTTAAGGGAGATGCGATCGCGTCGATTATCATCGTCCTTATTAACATAATTGCTGGTTTCATTATCGGTATGGCGATTCATGGGATGCCTGTTATGCAGGCACTTGAAACGTATTCTATCTTAACGATTGGTGATGGCCTTGTCAGTCAAATTCCTGCGTTGCTCATTAGTGTGGCGTCAGGTATTATCGTCACACGCGCAGCATCTGATGGGAATCTGGCTGAGGACTTATCGAAGCAAATGCTTCGTTACCCGAGACTGCTCTTCATCGTTGCGGGTACTGTTGCTTTATTAGGCATTGCAACACCAATCCCTTTCATAAGTACGATTCCTTATGCGGCTGTACTAGTATTCGCAGGTTTCCGTCTTCAAAAAAACCTAACTCGACAACAACAGGCAGAAGAATTGCTCGTTGAAGAAAAGCAGATCGAAGAAGTTCGCAGTCCTGAAAGTGTGATCAGCTTGTTGCAGGTCGATCCGATTGAATTTGAATTTGGTTATGGTCTTATTCCTCTTGCAGATACACAGCAGGGGGGCGATTTGCTGGATCGAATCATTATGATTAGACGACAATGTGCGCTTGAAATGGGTCTAATTGTTCCAGTCATCCGAATTCGCGACAATATTCAACTAAAACCGAATGAATATGTCATCAAAATGAAAGGAAATATGGTGGCTCATGGCGAATTGTTACTTAATCACTATTTAGCAATGAGTCCAGGTTTTGACGACGTGTCGATTACTGGCATTGAGACGAAAGAACCAGCATTCGGTCTTCCTGCACTATGGATCGATGAAGCGACGAAAGAACGTGCGGAAATGTCCGGTTATACGGTCGTTGACCCACCATCTGTCGTAGCAACTCATCTGACAGAAGTGATTAAGAAATACGCACACGAGTTGATTGGTCGACAAGAAACAAAATCGCTTGTCGAAAGTGTTAAGGATGCTTATCCTGCACTGGTTGAGGAGCTTATCCCTTCGATTTTATCGGTTGGGGATGTACAGAAGGTGTTAGCTAAGTTGCTTAAGGAAAAGATTTCGATTCGAGATTTAGTCACAATCTTTGAGACGTTAGCTGATTATGGCAAGTACACGAAGGATGCGGAAGTACTAACAGAATACGTAAGACAAAGCTTGTCGAGACAGATCACGCAGCAGTATGCAAATGCCGCTGAGCCTCTTAAAGTGATTACAGTTAGTCCTTCAGTCGAAAAGAAAATTGCAGATGCGGTTCAGCAGTCGGAACAAGGAAGCTTCTTAGCGATGGATCCGGTTTCGACGCAAGCAATTTATCAACGACTAACAGAACAAGTGAACCGTCTGATCCAGTCTGGACAGCAGCCGATTATTCTAACATCACCGACAATTCGCATGTATCTACGTCAACTGTTAGAACGTAGCATGCAAGATATTCCGGTCCTTTCCTATAACGAATTAGAACCAAGTATAGAAGTGCAAAGCGTAGGGGTGGTGAGCGCATGA
- the flhB gene encoding flagellar biosynthesis protein FlhB codes for MIAVRLRMNLQLFAGEKSEKATPKKRQDSRKKGQVAKSREIPSAFILLGGISCLMMLGSFFRDRILMLFNDVFLNRLTMEVTTENVYSMLYQYMVQIIIFLLPIFVIVIVIIFVGYYVQIGWLLTMEPLKPKLNKLNPIKGAKNIFGPRALVEFFKSSLKMLSVGLVVYTVIWGERSKFLTLATVPIQEVFSYVAGLVLKLGIYVSALMIILAIADYMYQKYEHEKNLKMSKQDIKDEHKNQEGDPLIKGKIRERQRRMALMRMMQEVPNADVIITNPTHFAVALQYDGSKMDAPRVIAKGQDYLALRIREIAKQHDIIMMENKPLARALYERTEIGDSVPADLFQAVAEVLAYVYRLKGRRRA; via the coding sequence ATGATAGCAGTTCGCCTTAGGATGAACTTACAATTGTTCGCAGGAGAAAAAAGCGAGAAAGCAACTCCTAAAAAGCGTCAAGATAGTCGAAAGAAAGGGCAAGTAGCCAAGAGTAGAGAAATTCCGAGCGCATTCATATTGCTCGGGGGTATTAGCTGCTTAATGATGCTCGGTTCATTTTTTCGTGATCGAATACTGATGTTGTTTAATGATGTTTTTCTTAATCGGTTGACGATGGAAGTTACTACTGAAAATGTGTATAGCATGCTCTACCAGTACATGGTTCAAATTATTATCTTCCTCCTACCGATTTTTGTAATCGTAATCGTAATTATCTTTGTCGGTTATTATGTCCAAATCGGTTGGTTGCTTACGATGGAGCCATTAAAGCCGAAGTTAAACAAGCTCAATCCGATCAAAGGTGCGAAAAACATCTTCGGACCCCGAGCTTTAGTTGAATTTTTTAAGAGCTCTCTCAAGATGCTCTCGGTAGGTTTAGTTGTATACACCGTAATTTGGGGAGAACGATCGAAGTTTTTAACGTTAGCGACAGTCCCTATTCAAGAAGTGTTCAGTTATGTGGCTGGACTCGTGCTGAAGCTTGGAATATATGTTTCAGCACTGATGATTATTCTTGCGATAGCTGACTATATGTATCAAAAGTATGAACATGAGAAAAATTTGAAGATGAGTAAACAAGATATTAAAGACGAACACAAGAATCAAGAAGGCGATCCGCTAATAAAAGGGAAAATTCGTGAAAGACAACGACGGATGGCGCTCATGAGAATGATGCAAGAAGTGCCAAATGCGGACGTCATTATTACGAACCCGACTCACTTCGCAGTCGCTCTGCAATATGACGGGAGTAAGATGGACGCACCTAGAGTCATCGCCAAAGGTCAAGACTATTTGGCACTTCGCATTCGGGAGATTGCCAAGCAGCACGATATTATAATGATGGAAAATAAGCCGCTCGCGCGTGCACTGTATGAAAGAACGGAGATCGGGGATAGCGTCCCCGCTGATCTGTTCCAAGCAGTTGCAGAGGTTCTGGCATATGTATATCGTTTGAAGGGCCGACGTAGAGCATAA